Proteins from a genomic interval of Musa acuminata AAA Group cultivar baxijiao chromosome BXJ1-9, Cavendish_Baxijiao_AAA, whole genome shotgun sequence:
- the LOC103996825 gene encoding uncharacterized protein LOC103996825 isoform X2 codes for MIDFNSRSLSEYLCEISAGAGCGYLKGQRNDFGVEYGSDCSSSFRKEESSSGQGSYNTSVKPRERPMDKEIPKEAEIRWSSPSVIAKLMGLDEQPPVQVAHKRKKTINGYFQDIPSTGLQEKYLTREECLPWMSMAEHQEFKDVYEVIQRLKVERDRTKTDSSALPSFKQRKLNASKQWKSDVSFLGQNLLDAVHLPSDESLRISEKFTSELGNQDCTEHNFLNVFQEPDFLFRKYFHDSKRLAPSHLTSKKTIFKSSNGAKTESGEVYRSLKKKTDRFVHMQNGVFSSFRIPIAGKASRFLKVQNDSLSHKLARFASNNYQCIHPNHIVLLKHNIDKSRGSVHLRTPENFKFSHRRPSAQTGIREANIGRRDWLNFSHNSEAFHCKNKGSRELDREITELRESVSSSKMSIPVVEYNRFSREDSSCNISDMKSFCSPEGSSNHFNNWNSICFALAPSTEFIRSEARKNFSGNWKMAGNSKETVDCGKCSSVLAEMLALSDVVGQNSVSSSSKVHNVSVEKSTRPDMRASGGSPLSISNSDSWEDGFLTNLPNPASVPASSTTYGSQNLSSMNRFCDEHFCTPNDVLKLRPKKSDQRGSSSLVGFKSSNNQLYSNLSGKENNLSSQEIHLNQDRTRKGVLAKMAGEGNFKPLSIPNYMDVDMMMINNEELPQLSMASIAVKDPKVSNSNLLKETSFSHLQVDRERLTSVRITKALQPCAVSELELPLRVNGSGCSESLTGDLELHSKILTSKLGDQCAEASEVLTSSNDDDREVCEFFQQAGHLEEEFMDEEEREYTYLLDILIFSGVHSAKQDSLRYACYLPEYPVNPNLFEKLEKKYGKLVAWSRSERKLMFDLSNSIVAEILAPCMDLHPWVNSTGRIGPMWGSEGLVEKTWQMLVKKRIELGAGNAEKKVLDTKWFNLGGNIDEIGREIERTLKEELLEELVEEFIIG; via the exons ATGATTGATTTCAATAGCAGGAGTTTGTCAGAGTACTTATGCGAAATCTCTGCAGGTGCAG GATGCGGTTATCTAAAGGGCCAAAGGAATGATTTTGGCGTAGAATATGGTTCTGATTGCAGCAGTAGCTTTCGAAAAGAAGAAAGTTCT TCAGGCCAAGGCTCATATAATACCAGTGTAAAACCAAGAGAGAGACCCATGGATAAAGAGATACCAAAAGAAGCAGAAATAAGGTGGTCGTCGCCTAGTGTAATTGCAAAATTAATGGGTCTTGACGAACAGCCACCTGTACAAGTAGCCCATAAACGAAAGAAGACAATAAATGGTTATTTTCAAGATATACCATCTACAGGCTTGCAAGAGAAGTACCTAACCAGGGAGGAATGTTTGCCTTGGATGAGCATGGCTGAGCACCAAGAATTTAAGGATGTCTATGAAGTCATTCAAAGACTGAAAGTTGAGAGGGACAGGACAAAAACAGATAGCAGTGCATTGCCAAGTTTTAAACAACGCAAGCTTAATGCAAGCAAACAATGGAAAAGTGATGTAAGCTTTCTTGGCCAAAATTTATTGGATGCAGTGCATCTTCCAAGTGATGAATCACTTCGAATTTCTGAAAAATTTACCAGTGAGTTGGGGAACCAAGACTGCACTGAGCATAATTTTCTAAATGTCTTCCAGGAACCCGATTTCTTGTTCAGAAAGTATTTCCATGATTCAAAGCGGCTTGCACCCTCTCATTTAACAAGCAagaaaacaattttcaaatcatcaaatggtGCTAAGACAGAAAGTGGTGAAGTATATCGTTCATTGAAGAAGAAGACGGACAGGTTTGTTCATATGCAAAATGGTGTCTTTAGCTCTTTTCGGATACCCATTGCTGGTAAGGCTAGTCGATTTCTCAAGGTTCAGAATGATTCTCTTTCACATAAGTTAGCACGGTTTGCCAGCAACAATTACCAGTGTATCCATCCTAATCATATTGTTCTTTTGAAGCATAACATTGATAAATCCCGTGGAAGTGTTCATTTAAGAACCCCTGAGAATTTTAAGTTTTCTCACAGAAGACCATCCGCTCAAACTGGGATTCGAGAGGCCAACATTGGAAGAAGGGATTGGCTGAACTTTTCCCATAACTCGGAAGCTTTTCATTGCAAGAATAAAGGTTCCAGAGAACTAGATAGAGAGATTACAGAACTGAGAGAGTCTGTAAGCAGCAGTAAGATGAGCATACCAGTTGTGGAGTATAACAGATTCTCCAGGGAAGACAGCTCTTGCAATATCTCTGACATGAAGAGTTTCTGCAGCCCTGAAGGATCATCCAACCATTTTAATAACTGGAATAGCATATGTTTTGCCTTAGCTCCTTCAACTGAATTTATAAGAAGTGAAGCTAGAAAAAACTTCTCTGGGAACTGGAAGATGGCTGGTAACTCTAAGGAGACAGTAGACTGTGGTAAATGCTCAAGTGTTTTGGCTGAAATGCTTGCTTTATCTGATGTGGTAGGACAAAATTCAGTGTCCAGTTCATCGAAGGTTCATAATGTTTCAGTTGAGAAATCAACTAGACCTGATATGCGAGCATCAGGGGGTTCTCCTTTGAGTATTAGCAATAGTGACAGTTGGGAAGATGGATTCTTAACAAATCTACCAAACCCTGCATCTGTTCCCGCTTCATCAACAACTTATGGAAGTCAAAATCTAAGTAGCATGAATCGATTTTGTGATGAACATTTTTGTACACCTAATGATGTGCTGAAATTGAGACCTAAAAAATCCGATCAGAGAGGAAGTTCTTCACTCGTTGGTTTTAAAAGCAGTAATAACCAGCTTTACTCTAATTTGAGCGGGAAGGAAAACAACCTGTCTTCACAGGAAATTCACTTGAACCAAGACAGGACAAGGAAAGGTGTGCTTGCAAAAATGGCTGGTGAAGGAAATTTTAAACCTCTTTCTATTCCCAATTATATGGATGTGGATATGATGATGATAAATAATGAGGAGCTACCTCAGTTGTCAATGGCCAGTATAGCTGTAAAGGATCCTAAAGTGTCCAACAGTAATCTGCTGAAG GAAACATCATTCAGTCATCTTCAGGTAGATCGTGAACGGCTCACTTCTGTAAGAATTACAAAGGCTTTGCAACCATGTGCTGTTTCTGAACTCGAGCTTCCATTGAGAGTAAATGGTTCAGGATGTTCTGAAAGCCTAACTGGAGATCTTG AGCTCCATTCAAAAATTTTAACCTCCAAGCTAGGAGATCAATGTGCTGAGGCATCAGAAGTTCTTACTTCAAGTAATGACGATGACAGAGAAGTGTGTGAATTCTTTCAACAGGCTGGTCATCTAGAAGAGGAATTTATGGATGAAGAGGAGAGGGAGTACACCTACCTACTCGACATACTTATCTTTTCTGGTGTTCACAGTGCCAAGCAAGACAGTCTTCGTTATGCATGTTACTTACCAGAATATCCAGTGAACCCAAACTTATTTGAAAAGCTCGAAAAGAAGTACGGTAAGCTGGTTGCATGGTCACGGTCGGAAAGGAAGTTGATGTTTGATCTGTCAAACTCAATCGTGGCTGAGATCCTTGCTCCATGTATGGATCTGCATCCATGGGTTAATTCTACAGGAAGGATCGGACCCATGTGGGGTTCTGAGGGGCTTGTTGAGAAAACTTGGCAGATGTTGGTGAAAAAACGTATCGAGCTTGGTGCAGGTAACGCAGAAAAGAAAGTTCTGGATACAAAATGGTTTAATTTAGGAGGCAACATCGATGAGATAGGAAGGGAGATTGAGAGGACTCTGAAGGAGGAACTCTTGGAAGAACTTGTTGAAGAGTTCATCATAGGTTAG
- the LOC103996825 gene encoding uncharacterized protein LOC103996825 isoform X4 has protein sequence MEVDWFRTQQGSGVRRGRRRKRAYRVGGGMLRTPGCGYLKGQRNDFGVEYGSDCSSSFRKEESSSGQGSYNTSVKPRERPMDKEIPKEAEIRWSSPSVIAKLMGLDEQPPVQVAHKRKKTINGYFQDIPSTGLQEKYLTREECLPWMSMAEHQEFKDVYEVIQRLKVERDRTKTDSSALPSFKQRKLNASKQWKSDEPDFLFRKYFHDSKRLAPSHLTSKKTIFKSSNGAKTESGEVYRSLKKKTDRFVHMQNGVFSSFRIPIAGKASRFLKVQNDSLSHKLARFASNNYQCIHPNHIVLLKHNIDKSRGSVHLRTPENFKFSHRRPSAQTGIREANIGRRDWLNFSHNSEAFHCKNKGSRELDREITELRESVSSSKMSIPVVEYNRFSREDSSCNISDMKSFCSPEGSSNHFNNWNSICFALAPSTEFIRSEARKNFSGNWKMAGNSKETVDCGKCSSVLAEMLALSDVVGQNSVSSSSKVHNVSVEKSTRPDMRASGGSPLSISNSDSWEDGFLTNLPNPASVPASSTTYGSQNLSSMNRFCDEHFCTPNDVLKLRPKKSDQRGSSSLVGFKSSNNQLYSNLSGKENNLSSQEIHLNQDRTRKGVLAKMAGEGNFKPLSIPNYMDVDMMMINNEELPQLSMASIAVKDPKVSNSNLLKETSFSHLQVDRERLTSVRITKALQPCAVSELELPLRVNGSGCSESLTGDLELHSKILTSKLGDQCAEASEVLTSSNDDDREVCEFFQQAGHLEEEFMDEEEREYTYLLDILIFSGVHSAKQDSLRYACYLPEYPVNPNLFEKLEKKYGKLVAWSRSERKLMFDLSNSIVAEILAPCMDLHPWVNSTGRIGPMWGSEGLVEKTWQMLVKKRIELGAGNAEKKVLDTKWFNLGGNIDEIGREIERTLKEELLEELVEEFIIG, from the exons ATGGAGGTGGATTGGTTTCGGACGCAGCAGGGTTCAGGAGTCCGGCGAGGCCGGCGGAGGAAGAGGGCGTATCGGGTCGGCGGTGGCATGTTGCGGACACCCG GATGCGGTTATCTAAAGGGCCAAAGGAATGATTTTGGCGTAGAATATGGTTCTGATTGCAGCAGTAGCTTTCGAAAAGAAGAAAGTTCT TCAGGCCAAGGCTCATATAATACCAGTGTAAAACCAAGAGAGAGACCCATGGATAAAGAGATACCAAAAGAAGCAGAAATAAGGTGGTCGTCGCCTAGTGTAATTGCAAAATTAATGGGTCTTGACGAACAGCCACCTGTACAAGTAGCCCATAAACGAAAGAAGACAATAAATGGTTATTTTCAAGATATACCATCTACAGGCTTGCAAGAGAAGTACCTAACCAGGGAGGAATGTTTGCCTTGGATGAGCATGGCTGAGCACCAAGAATTTAAGGATGTCTATGAAGTCATTCAAAGACTGAAAGTTGAGAGGGACAGGACAAAAACAGATAGCAGTGCATTGCCAAGTTTTAAACAACGCAAGCTTAATGCAAGCAAACAATGGAAAAGTGAT GAACCCGATTTCTTGTTCAGAAAGTATTTCCATGATTCAAAGCGGCTTGCACCCTCTCATTTAACAAGCAagaaaacaattttcaaatcatcaaatggtGCTAAGACAGAAAGTGGTGAAGTATATCGTTCATTGAAGAAGAAGACGGACAGGTTTGTTCATATGCAAAATGGTGTCTTTAGCTCTTTTCGGATACCCATTGCTGGTAAGGCTAGTCGATTTCTCAAGGTTCAGAATGATTCTCTTTCACATAAGTTAGCACGGTTTGCCAGCAACAATTACCAGTGTATCCATCCTAATCATATTGTTCTTTTGAAGCATAACATTGATAAATCCCGTGGAAGTGTTCATTTAAGAACCCCTGAGAATTTTAAGTTTTCTCACAGAAGACCATCCGCTCAAACTGGGATTCGAGAGGCCAACATTGGAAGAAGGGATTGGCTGAACTTTTCCCATAACTCGGAAGCTTTTCATTGCAAGAATAAAGGTTCCAGAGAACTAGATAGAGAGATTACAGAACTGAGAGAGTCTGTAAGCAGCAGTAAGATGAGCATACCAGTTGTGGAGTATAACAGATTCTCCAGGGAAGACAGCTCTTGCAATATCTCTGACATGAAGAGTTTCTGCAGCCCTGAAGGATCATCCAACCATTTTAATAACTGGAATAGCATATGTTTTGCCTTAGCTCCTTCAACTGAATTTATAAGAAGTGAAGCTAGAAAAAACTTCTCTGGGAACTGGAAGATGGCTGGTAACTCTAAGGAGACAGTAGACTGTGGTAAATGCTCAAGTGTTTTGGCTGAAATGCTTGCTTTATCTGATGTGGTAGGACAAAATTCAGTGTCCAGTTCATCGAAGGTTCATAATGTTTCAGTTGAGAAATCAACTAGACCTGATATGCGAGCATCAGGGGGTTCTCCTTTGAGTATTAGCAATAGTGACAGTTGGGAAGATGGATTCTTAACAAATCTACCAAACCCTGCATCTGTTCCCGCTTCATCAACAACTTATGGAAGTCAAAATCTAAGTAGCATGAATCGATTTTGTGATGAACATTTTTGTACACCTAATGATGTGCTGAAATTGAGACCTAAAAAATCCGATCAGAGAGGAAGTTCTTCACTCGTTGGTTTTAAAAGCAGTAATAACCAGCTTTACTCTAATTTGAGCGGGAAGGAAAACAACCTGTCTTCACAGGAAATTCACTTGAACCAAGACAGGACAAGGAAAGGTGTGCTTGCAAAAATGGCTGGTGAAGGAAATTTTAAACCTCTTTCTATTCCCAATTATATGGATGTGGATATGATGATGATAAATAATGAGGAGCTACCTCAGTTGTCAATGGCCAGTATAGCTGTAAAGGATCCTAAAGTGTCCAACAGTAATCTGCTGAAG GAAACATCATTCAGTCATCTTCAGGTAGATCGTGAACGGCTCACTTCTGTAAGAATTACAAAGGCTTTGCAACCATGTGCTGTTTCTGAACTCGAGCTTCCATTGAGAGTAAATGGTTCAGGATGTTCTGAAAGCCTAACTGGAGATCTTG AGCTCCATTCAAAAATTTTAACCTCCAAGCTAGGAGATCAATGTGCTGAGGCATCAGAAGTTCTTACTTCAAGTAATGACGATGACAGAGAAGTGTGTGAATTCTTTCAACAGGCTGGTCATCTAGAAGAGGAATTTATGGATGAAGAGGAGAGGGAGTACACCTACCTACTCGACATACTTATCTTTTCTGGTGTTCACAGTGCCAAGCAAGACAGTCTTCGTTATGCATGTTACTTACCAGAATATCCAGTGAACCCAAACTTATTTGAAAAGCTCGAAAAGAAGTACGGTAAGCTGGTTGCATGGTCACGGTCGGAAAGGAAGTTGATGTTTGATCTGTCAAACTCAATCGTGGCTGAGATCCTTGCTCCATGTATGGATCTGCATCCATGGGTTAATTCTACAGGAAGGATCGGACCCATGTGGGGTTCTGAGGGGCTTGTTGAGAAAACTTGGCAGATGTTGGTGAAAAAACGTATCGAGCTTGGTGCAGGTAACGCAGAAAAGAAAGTTCTGGATACAAAATGGTTTAATTTAGGAGGCAACATCGATGAGATAGGAAGGGAGATTGAGAGGACTCTGAAGGAGGAACTCTTGGAAGAACTTGTTGAAGAGTTCATCATAGGTTAG
- the LOC103996825 gene encoding uncharacterized protein LOC103996825 isoform X5: MDKEIPKEAEIRWSSPSVIAKLMGLDEQPPVQVAHKRKKTINGYFQDIPSTGLQEKYLTREECLPWMSMAEHQEFKDVYEVIQRLKVERDRTKTDSSALPSFKQRKLNASKQWKSDVSFLGQNLLDAVHLPSDESLRISEKFTSELGNQDCTEHNFLNVFQEPDFLFRKYFHDSKRLAPSHLTSKKTIFKSSNGAKTESGEVYRSLKKKTDRFVHMQNGVFSSFRIPIAGKASRFLKVQNDSLSHKLARFASNNYQCIHPNHIVLLKHNIDKSRGSVHLRTPENFKFSHRRPSAQTGIREANIGRRDWLNFSHNSEAFHCKNKGSRELDREITELRESVSSSKMSIPVVEYNRFSREDSSCNISDMKSFCSPEGSSNHFNNWNSICFALAPSTEFIRSEARKNFSGNWKMAGNSKETVDCGKCSSVLAEMLALSDVVGQNSVSSSSKVHNVSVEKSTRPDMRASGGSPLSISNSDSWEDGFLTNLPNPASVPASSTTYGSQNLSSMNRFCDEHFCTPNDVLKLRPKKSDQRGSSSLVGFKSSNNQLYSNLSGKENNLSSQEIHLNQDRTRKGVLAKMAGEGNFKPLSIPNYMDVDMMMINNEELPQLSMASIAVKDPKVSNSNLLKETSFSHLQVDRERLTSVRITKALQPCAVSELELPLRVNGSGCSESLTGDLELHSKILTSKLGDQCAEASEVLTSSNDDDREVCEFFQQAGHLEEEFMDEEEREYTYLLDILIFSGVHSAKQDSLRYACYLPEYPVNPNLFEKLEKKYGKLVAWSRSERKLMFDLSNSIVAEILAPCMDLHPWVNSTGRIGPMWGSEGLVEKTWQMLVKKRIELGAGNAEKKVLDTKWFNLGGNIDEIGREIERTLKEELLEELVEEFIIG, from the exons ATGGATAAAGAGATACCAAAAGAAGCAGAAATAAGGTGGTCGTCGCCTAGTGTAATTGCAAAATTAATGGGTCTTGACGAACAGCCACCTGTACAAGTAGCCCATAAACGAAAGAAGACAATAAATGGTTATTTTCAAGATATACCATCTACAGGCTTGCAAGAGAAGTACCTAACCAGGGAGGAATGTTTGCCTTGGATGAGCATGGCTGAGCACCAAGAATTTAAGGATGTCTATGAAGTCATTCAAAGACTGAAAGTTGAGAGGGACAGGACAAAAACAGATAGCAGTGCATTGCCAAGTTTTAAACAACGCAAGCTTAATGCAAGCAAACAATGGAAAAGTGATGTAAGCTTTCTTGGCCAAAATTTATTGGATGCAGTGCATCTTCCAAGTGATGAATCACTTCGAATTTCTGAAAAATTTACCAGTGAGTTGGGGAACCAAGACTGCACTGAGCATAATTTTCTAAATGTCTTCCAGGAACCCGATTTCTTGTTCAGAAAGTATTTCCATGATTCAAAGCGGCTTGCACCCTCTCATTTAACAAGCAagaaaacaattttcaaatcatcaaatggtGCTAAGACAGAAAGTGGTGAAGTATATCGTTCATTGAAGAAGAAGACGGACAGGTTTGTTCATATGCAAAATGGTGTCTTTAGCTCTTTTCGGATACCCATTGCTGGTAAGGCTAGTCGATTTCTCAAGGTTCAGAATGATTCTCTTTCACATAAGTTAGCACGGTTTGCCAGCAACAATTACCAGTGTATCCATCCTAATCATATTGTTCTTTTGAAGCATAACATTGATAAATCCCGTGGAAGTGTTCATTTAAGAACCCCTGAGAATTTTAAGTTTTCTCACAGAAGACCATCCGCTCAAACTGGGATTCGAGAGGCCAACATTGGAAGAAGGGATTGGCTGAACTTTTCCCATAACTCGGAAGCTTTTCATTGCAAGAATAAAGGTTCCAGAGAACTAGATAGAGAGATTACAGAACTGAGAGAGTCTGTAAGCAGCAGTAAGATGAGCATACCAGTTGTGGAGTATAACAGATTCTCCAGGGAAGACAGCTCTTGCAATATCTCTGACATGAAGAGTTTCTGCAGCCCTGAAGGATCATCCAACCATTTTAATAACTGGAATAGCATATGTTTTGCCTTAGCTCCTTCAACTGAATTTATAAGAAGTGAAGCTAGAAAAAACTTCTCTGGGAACTGGAAGATGGCTGGTAACTCTAAGGAGACAGTAGACTGTGGTAAATGCTCAAGTGTTTTGGCTGAAATGCTTGCTTTATCTGATGTGGTAGGACAAAATTCAGTGTCCAGTTCATCGAAGGTTCATAATGTTTCAGTTGAGAAATCAACTAGACCTGATATGCGAGCATCAGGGGGTTCTCCTTTGAGTATTAGCAATAGTGACAGTTGGGAAGATGGATTCTTAACAAATCTACCAAACCCTGCATCTGTTCCCGCTTCATCAACAACTTATGGAAGTCAAAATCTAAGTAGCATGAATCGATTTTGTGATGAACATTTTTGTACACCTAATGATGTGCTGAAATTGAGACCTAAAAAATCCGATCAGAGAGGAAGTTCTTCACTCGTTGGTTTTAAAAGCAGTAATAACCAGCTTTACTCTAATTTGAGCGGGAAGGAAAACAACCTGTCTTCACAGGAAATTCACTTGAACCAAGACAGGACAAGGAAAGGTGTGCTTGCAAAAATGGCTGGTGAAGGAAATTTTAAACCTCTTTCTATTCCCAATTATATGGATGTGGATATGATGATGATAAATAATGAGGAGCTACCTCAGTTGTCAATGGCCAGTATAGCTGTAAAGGATCCTAAAGTGTCCAACAGTAATCTGCTGAAG GAAACATCATTCAGTCATCTTCAGGTAGATCGTGAACGGCTCACTTCTGTAAGAATTACAAAGGCTTTGCAACCATGTGCTGTTTCTGAACTCGAGCTTCCATTGAGAGTAAATGGTTCAGGATGTTCTGAAAGCCTAACTGGAGATCTTG AGCTCCATTCAAAAATTTTAACCTCCAAGCTAGGAGATCAATGTGCTGAGGCATCAGAAGTTCTTACTTCAAGTAATGACGATGACAGAGAAGTGTGTGAATTCTTTCAACAGGCTGGTCATCTAGAAGAGGAATTTATGGATGAAGAGGAGAGGGAGTACACCTACCTACTCGACATACTTATCTTTTCTGGTGTTCACAGTGCCAAGCAAGACAGTCTTCGTTATGCATGTTACTTACCAGAATATCCAGTGAACCCAAACTTATTTGAAAAGCTCGAAAAGAAGTACGGTAAGCTGGTTGCATGGTCACGGTCGGAAAGGAAGTTGATGTTTGATCTGTCAAACTCAATCGTGGCTGAGATCCTTGCTCCATGTATGGATCTGCATCCATGGGTTAATTCTACAGGAAGGATCGGACCCATGTGGGGTTCTGAGGGGCTTGTTGAGAAAACTTGGCAGATGTTGGTGAAAAAACGTATCGAGCTTGGTGCAGGTAACGCAGAAAAGAAAGTTCTGGATACAAAATGGTTTAATTTAGGAGGCAACATCGATGAGATAGGAAGGGAGATTGAGAGGACTCTGAAGGAGGAACTCTTGGAAGAACTTGTTGAAGAGTTCATCATAGGTTAG